One genomic segment of Candidatus Binatia bacterium includes these proteins:
- a CDS encoding ABC transporter ATP-binding protein, with the protein MTEFAVDVSGLTRVFDSFVAVDHIDLQVATGTVFGFLGPNGAGKSTTIRMLCGILRPSGGQGTVGGFDILRQTEQLKSNIGYMSQRFSLYEDLTVEENLRFFAGIYNVRGAQRAARIAWAVDMAGLRGREHLVTAELAGGWRQRLALGCAVLHEPPILFLDEPTSGVDPASRRNFWEMIGELSARGITVFVTTHYMDEAEHCDELALIYGGKVVATGSPATLKRRYVSRALLELECSNLMGAFGALKLEQALAGVALFGATLHLVADDETAARAAVAARLQAAGITVQRLERIEPSLEDAFVTIVEASGSNGEAA; encoded by the coding sequence ATGACCGAATTCGCCGTCGACGTCAGCGGACTGACCCGTGTGTTCGACAGCTTTGTCGCCGTCGATCACATCGACCTCCAAGTCGCCACCGGCACGGTCTTCGGCTTTCTTGGTCCCAACGGCGCCGGCAAGTCGACAACCATCCGCATGCTGTGCGGCATCCTGCGGCCCAGCGGTGGACAGGGGACGGTCGGGGGTTTCGACATCTTACGTCAAACCGAGCAACTCAAGAGCAACATCGGTTACATGTCGCAACGGTTCTCGTTGTACGAGGACCTGACGGTGGAGGAGAATCTGCGTTTCTTTGCCGGCATCTACAACGTCCGTGGGGCGCAACGTGCGGCGCGCATCGCCTGGGCCGTAGACATGGCGGGGCTGCGCGGCCGCGAGCACCTCGTGACGGCGGAACTCGCCGGTGGTTGGCGGCAGCGGCTGGCCCTCGGTTGCGCCGTGCTGCACGAGCCGCCGATCCTGTTTCTCGACGAACCGACTTCCGGCGTCGATCCCGCCTCGCGCCGCAACTTCTGGGAAATGATCGGCGAGTTGTCCGCGCGCGGCATCACGGTGTTCGTCACCACGCACTATATGGATGAGGCCGAGCATTGTGACGAGTTGGCGCTGATCTATGGAGGGAAGGTGGTCGCCACCGGCAGCCCCGCAACACTGAAGCGCCGCTACGTGTCCCGCGCCTTGCTCGAACTCGAGTGTAGCAACTTGATGGGCGCCTTCGGCGCGTTGAAACTGGAGCAGGCGCTGGCCGGCGTGGCGCTGTTTGGCGCCACCTTGCATCTGGTCGCCGACGACGAAACCGCCGCCCGGGCCGCGGTGGCAGCTCGGCTACAGGCCGCCGGGATTACCGTGCAGCGGCTGGAACGCATCGAACCGTCGCTGGAGGATGCCTTCGTCACCATCGTGGAGGCCAGCGGCAGCAACGGCGAGGCCGCATGA
- a CDS encoding ABC transporter permease → MTASLSRIFYVMWKEVIQITRDRRMFRMILIMPLMQLTIFGYVVSSDITDIDTAVCDYDQSTESRAYIEHIVGSGYFRIAAPCRSVQDIDRLLDRGRIRVALTIPSDFSARIKRHQPAEVMAAVDGSNSNTATIAAAYLEQITLTQAVEVQFADHGRPAGFSQHPVVNLEPRVWFNPEMRSVRYMVPGIICVLLMESMVILTAIAIVREKERGTMEQLIVTPIRPYELILGKAIPFIGLGYINVTMVVLAGTFWFGVKISGSLPLLFGLTGLFILTCLGLGLVASTISNTQQQASMAGQFIMLPNMFFSGFMFPIASMPPLVQKLTYLIPLRYYITIVRGIFLKGVGWEVLKGEAGILFVYGIVILGLASLTFRKQIK, encoded by the coding sequence ATGACCGCCTCACTCTCCCGCATCTTTTACGTGATGTGGAAAGAGGTGATCCAGATCACCCGCGATCGGCGTATGTTCAGGATGATCCTGATCATGCCGTTGATGCAGCTGACCATCTTCGGCTACGTCGTGTCCAGCGACATCACCGACATCGACACGGCGGTCTGCGACTACGACCAATCGACGGAAAGCCGCGCCTACATCGAGCACATCGTGGGCAGCGGCTATTTCCGCATCGCCGCTCCCTGCCGGAGCGTGCAGGACATCGACCGGCTGCTGGACCGCGGCCGCATCCGCGTCGCCCTGACGATCCCGTCGGATTTTTCCGCTCGCATCAAGCGGCATCAACCCGCTGAGGTCATGGCCGCCGTCGACGGCAGCAACTCGAACACCGCCACGATCGCCGCGGCCTATCTGGAACAGATCACGCTGACGCAGGCAGTGGAAGTGCAGTTTGCCGACCACGGCCGGCCGGCTGGGTTCAGCCAGCACCCGGTCGTGAATCTCGAGCCGCGGGTGTGGTTCAATCCCGAGATGCGCAGTGTCCGCTACATGGTGCCGGGAATCATCTGCGTGCTGCTGATGGAATCCATGGTGATTCTGACGGCGATCGCCATCGTGCGCGAGAAAGAACGCGGCACGATGGAGCAATTGATCGTGACGCCGATCCGCCCGTACGAGCTGATCTTGGGTAAAGCGATTCCCTTCATCGGCCTCGGCTATATCAACGTCACCATGGTGGTGCTGGCCGGAACCTTCTGGTTCGGTGTGAAGATCAGCGGAAGCTTGCCGCTGCTTTTCGGACTCACGGGACTCTTCATTCTCACCTGCCTGGGCCTGGGTCTGGTCGCTTCCACGATCTCCAACACGCAGCAGCAAGCGTCGATGGCGGGGCAGTTCATCATGTTGCCGAACATGTTCTTTTCCGGGTTCATGTTCCCGATCGCCAGCATGCCGCCGCTGGTGCAGAAACTCACCTACCTGATTCCACTGCGCTACTACATCACGATCGTGCGCGGCATTTTTCTCAAGGGCGTCGGCTGGGAGGTCCTGAAGGGAGAGGCGGGTATCCTCTTCGTGTACGGGATAGTGATTCTGGGACTCGCCAGCTTGACGTTTCGGAAACAAATCAAGTAG
- a CDS encoding LysR family transcriptional regulator translates to MHIETLKVFCDVVETGSFSAAASQNFITQSAVSQQLRTLESKYRCKLLERGRAGAKATPAGDILYRASREILEKYREIETQLQESGKVVSGTLRIAIVYSVGLHELPPYLKEYLREFPQVNVHVEYSRPNKIYEDVVAGRIDLGIVAYPAKHPQITVVPFREDRLVVACPPSHAFAAFKKVAIGRLNGEAFVGYERDISTRKATDQLFKDRGVSVRYIGEYDNIETIKRAVEIEQGIAIIPLASVQHELAQGTLKVVHLSDETLLRPLGIIYKKSRHLSPAAVKFIDVLRREDLLQLRDQ, encoded by the coding sequence GTGCACATCGAGACACTGAAGGTGTTCTGTGATGTAGTGGAAACCGGCAGCTTTTCCGCCGCGGCTTCGCAGAATTTCATCACTCAGTCGGCGGTGAGCCAGCAGCTGCGAACGCTGGAGTCGAAGTACCGGTGTAAGCTGCTTGAACGTGGGCGGGCGGGAGCCAAGGCGACTCCGGCTGGGGATATTCTCTATCGCGCCAGCCGCGAGATCCTGGAGAAATACCGCGAGATCGAAACCCAGCTCCAGGAGAGCGGGAAGGTGGTCAGCGGCACGCTGCGTATCGCCATTGTCTACAGCGTGGGCCTGCACGAGCTTCCCCCGTACCTGAAAGAGTACTTGCGCGAGTTCCCGCAGGTGAACGTGCACGTCGAGTACTCCCGACCGAACAAGATCTACGAGGATGTCGTCGCCGGCCGCATCGATCTCGGCATCGTGGCGTACCCGGCAAAGCATCCGCAAATCACCGTGGTCCCATTTCGCGAGGACCGCCTGGTCGTGGCCTGTCCGCCCAGCCATGCGTTCGCGGCCTTTAAGAAAGTGGCGATCGGCCGCTTGAACGGAGAGGCCTTCGTCGGATACGAGCGCGACATCTCGACCCGCAAGGCCACGGACCAGCTGTTCAAAGACCGCGGTGTCAGCGTTCGGTACATCGGTGAGTACGACAATATCGAGACCATCAAACGCGCGGTGGAAATCGAACAGGGCATTGCCATCATCCCGTTGGCTTCGGTACAGCATGAACTCGCGCAGGGCACGCTCAAGGTCGTGCACCTCTCTGACGAGACCCTGCTCCGGCCGCTGGGCATCATCTACAAGAAGAGCCGGCATCTGTCCCCCGCAGCCGTGAAGTTCATCGACGTGCTGCGCCGCGAAGATTTGCTGCAGCTGCGGGACCAATAG
- a CDS encoding ABC transporter permease yields the protein MTRSSAEATPRGPGRRALSVRTVRAIMRREFIDVVRDRRSLILTFLYPICMLIMYGYGIRYDVDNVPLTILDYDHTPESRDLTEQMLRSGYFHLVRWAHNERDLNRDLTTDASKAAVVIPRDFATHIRSGEPVTVQALIDGSDSNTATIAQGYLLAMMARYSSSVGTGKPQGTHTSVLSTPPIELKSRIWYNPELKSVNFIVPGVIAVIMMIVGAMLTALSIVKEKERGTLEQILVSPIRPLEMMIGKLIPYVIIAFIDLMIIVGAGYLIFQVPIKGSLVQLTIFSLIYLTSSLGTGVFVSTIADTMQNAMLAAIFISLLPSILLSGFIFPIENMPIVIRFITYFFPGRYFVTAIRGIYLKGVGLSVLWPEAVMLLCFTTAIVWLSASRFQEKLG from the coding sequence ATGACCAGGTCATCCGCCGAGGCGACCCCTCGTGGGCCGGGAAGGCGGGCGCTGTCGGTGCGCACCGTCCGTGCCATCATGCGCCGGGAGTTCATCGATGTCGTGCGCGATCGGCGCAGCCTGATTCTGACGTTCTTGTATCCCATCTGCATGCTGATCATGTACGGCTACGGCATCCGCTACGACGTGGACAACGTGCCGCTGACGATCCTGGACTACGATCACACGCCCGAGAGCCGCGATCTCACCGAGCAGATGCTCCGTTCCGGCTATTTTCATCTGGTGCGCTGGGCCCACAATGAACGCGACCTGAACCGAGACCTGACGACCGACGCCAGCAAGGCGGCGGTGGTGATCCCTCGCGATTTTGCCACGCACATCCGCTCCGGTGAGCCGGTGACGGTGCAGGCACTCATCGATGGGTCCGACTCCAACACCGCGACCATCGCCCAAGGGTACCTGCTGGCCATGATGGCCCGTTACTCCAGCAGCGTCGGCACGGGCAAGCCGCAGGGGACTCACACCTCGGTGCTGAGCACGCCTCCGATCGAACTCAAGAGTCGCATCTGGTACAATCCGGAGTTGAAGAGCGTCAACTTCATCGTGCCCGGGGTCATTGCCGTCATCATGATGATCGTCGGCGCCATGCTCACGGCGCTGAGCATCGTCAAGGAGAAGGAACGCGGCACCCTCGAGCAGATTCTGGTCTCACCCATCCGTCCCTTGGAAATGATGATCGGCAAGCTCATTCCTTACGTCATCATCGCTTTCATCGACCTCATGATCATCGTCGGCGCCGGCTACCTCATTTTTCAGGTACCGATCAAGGGCAGTCTGGTGCAGCTGACGATCTTCTCGCTGATCTACCTCACCAGCTCACTCGGTACCGGCGTCTTCGTCTCCACCATTGCGGACACGATGCAAAATGCGATGCTGGCCGCCATCTTCATTTCCCTGTTGCCGTCGATTCTTCTCTCCGGCTTCATCTTCCCAATCGAGAACATGCCGATCGTGATCCGGTTCATCACCTACTTCTTCCCCGGGCGCTACTTCGTGACCGCAATTCGCGGCATCTACCTCAAAGGTGTCGGCCTGTCTGTGCTGTGGCCCGAGGCCGTCATGCTGCTCTGCTTCACCACCGCTATCGTGTGGCTCAGCGCCAGCCGCTTTCAGGAAAAGCTGGGATGA
- a CDS encoding crotonase/enoyl-CoA hydratase family protein, protein MQYETIQYDVEERIVTITLQRPEKLNAFTGRMCRELISAFERADADDDIRVVIVTGAGRAFCAGADLSEGGATFDSEVRGRDETLDTHRDGGGLVTLRIFESKKPVIAAINGPAVGVGITMTLPMDVRIASTAARMGFVFARRGIVPEACSSWFLPRVVGISKAAEWVYTGRVFGAQEALEAGLVSQVVAPERLIESARALAREIADNTSAVSVALSRQLLWRMLGADHPMEAHKIDSKCIYWMGKSPDAYEGVTSFFEKRPPRFGLRPSADLPDFYPWWTERKFP, encoded by the coding sequence ATTCAGTACGATGTTGAAGAGCGTATCGTGACCATTACTTTGCAGCGACCCGAGAAACTCAACGCCTTCACGGGGCGGATGTGCCGGGAGTTGATCAGCGCCTTCGAGCGCGCCGATGCGGATGATGACATTCGGGTCGTCATCGTGACGGGCGCGGGCCGAGCCTTCTGCGCCGGGGCCGATTTGAGCGAAGGCGGGGCCACCTTCGACAGTGAGGTGCGTGGCCGGGATGAGACGCTGGACACCCACCGCGATGGCGGCGGCTTGGTGACGCTGCGCATTTTCGAGTCGAAGAAGCCTGTCATCGCTGCCATCAACGGACCGGCGGTCGGCGTAGGCATCACAATGACACTGCCGATGGACGTCCGCATCGCCTCCACTGCCGCGCGCATGGGCTTCGTCTTCGCCCGCCGTGGCATCGTTCCCGAGGCGTGCAGCAGCTGGTTCCTGCCCCGCGTCGTGGGTATCAGCAAAGCGGCGGAGTGGGTGTACACCGGCCGGGTGTTTGGCGCCCAGGAAGCCCTGGAGGCCGGACTGGTGAGCCAGGTGGTTGCGCCCGAACGGTTGATCGAGTCGGCCCGCGCGCTTGCCCGCGAGATTGCGGACAACACCTCCGCAGTGTCCGTCGCGCTGTCCCGCCAACTCCTGTGGCGCATGCTGGGCGCCGATCATCCCATGGAAGCCCACAAGATCGATTCGAAGTGTATCTATTGGATGGGAAAGTCGCCGGATGCTTACGAGGGCGTGACGTCGTTCTTCGAAAAGCGGCCGCCCCGCTTCGGGCTCAGGCCGAGCGCCGATCTGCCCGACTTTTACCCCTGGTGGACGGAGCGCAAATTCCCGTGA
- a CDS encoding ABC transporter ATP-binding protein, translating to MPQPLMSAAIEATDVAKDYAGTHALRGLSVSVAPGELFGLVGPDGAGKTTFLRILAGLLSLSAGTVRIDGIDVSTSPALVKERIGYMSQRFSLSETLTVAENLLYVSEVWHVPHGERRKRITRLLEFSRLGPFQDRLTRNLSGGMKQKLSLCTCLIHQPRILLLDEPTIGVDPVSRRDFWLILYDLMHEGSTILLSTPYMDEAERCGRVGFLLDGQLIACGSPATLRAELQTVILDLRCADSRRARLALRHVAGMEEAVSFGEHLHVTIPRTGFDVDAGLRNLRAAGIEVQDWQIRKPSLEDVFLSYIHRRAEAAPATANTSVSPP from the coding sequence GTGCCTCAACCTCTGATGTCCGCTGCTATCGAAGCCACCGACGTCGCCAAGGATTATGCAGGCACGCACGCGTTGCGCGGCCTCAGCGTGTCCGTCGCGCCGGGCGAACTGTTCGGTTTGGTCGGCCCCGACGGCGCCGGCAAGACCACTTTTCTGCGCATTCTGGCCGGTCTGTTGAGTCTGTCGGCTGGGACCGTGCGGATCGACGGCATCGACGTGAGCACCAGCCCGGCTCTGGTGAAGGAACGCATCGGCTACATGTCGCAGCGCTTCAGCCTCTCGGAAACGCTGACGGTGGCGGAGAATCTCTTGTACGTGAGCGAGGTGTGGCACGTGCCGCACGGCGAGCGGCGCAAGCGCATCACGCGGTTGTTGGAATTCAGCCGGCTGGGACCGTTTCAAGATCGGCTGACGCGCAATCTCTCCGGCGGCATGAAGCAGAAGCTCAGTCTGTGCACCTGCCTCATTCACCAACCACGCATCTTGCTGCTCGACGAACCCACGATCGGGGTCGATCCCGTGTCGCGCCGCGATTTCTGGCTCATTCTCTACGATCTGATGCACGAGGGCTCGACCATCTTGTTGTCGACGCCGTACATGGACGAAGCCGAACGCTGCGGGCGGGTGGGGTTCCTGCTGGACGGTCAGCTGATCGCCTGCGGCAGCCCCGCAACCCTCAGGGCCGAACTCCAAACGGTCATTCTCGATCTCCGCTGCGCCGATTCGCGGCGGGCCCGACTGGCGTTGCGGCACGTTGCCGGAATGGAGGAAGCGGTGAGCTTCGGGGAACACCTGCACGTGACGATTCCGCGGACCGGATTTGACGTCGACGCCGGCCTGCGCAACCTCCGCGCGGCGGGTATCGAAGTGCAGGACTGGCAGATTCGGAAGCCGTCGCTGGAGGACGTTTTTCTGTCGTACATCCATCGCCGCGCCGAGGCGGCACCCGCCACCGCCAACACGAGCGTCAGCCCGCCATGA
- a CDS encoding HlyD family efflux transporter periplasmic adaptor subunit, giving the protein MQRRIGIIVALIVVLGAAGWWRWKAGRDESDRAIKGSGIIEVTEVDVAFEVPGTIKERYVEEGSLLDKGEPIARVDDREYRLLVDRATAAKAAAEARYRLLLKGPRAQEIDQALAAVEAADSDFTTAQREFDRMRALYQAHVASQSEFDRTKAVFAGAQATRDRAHAQLAMLKEGSRTEEVEEGRARLREGEKALELAELNLSRCQLFAPIAGRVLSKNREVGEMAPAGASVITLGDLTRPWLNLYVGERDLGKVALGMKAYVTVDSFPSQPFSGKVTFVSEKAEFTPKNIQTQDERVKLVYRIKIELENRNQALKAGMPADALLPLNHGPESIDPPAH; this is encoded by the coding sequence ATGCAACGGCGCATCGGTATAATTGTCGCTCTTATTGTCGTTCTTGGCGCCGCCGGGTGGTGGCGGTGGAAGGCGGGGCGGGACGAGTCTGACCGCGCCATCAAGGGCTCGGGAATCATCGAAGTCACGGAAGTGGACGTCGCCTTCGAGGTGCCCGGCACTATCAAGGAGCGCTACGTGGAAGAGGGCTCGCTGCTCGACAAGGGCGAACCCATCGCCCGTGTCGATGACCGCGAGTATCGCTTGCTTGTCGACCGCGCGACGGCCGCAAAGGCGGCGGCGGAGGCACGCTACCGACTCTTGCTGAAAGGCCCGCGGGCCCAGGAGATCGATCAGGCGCTGGCAGCCGTCGAGGCCGCGGACAGCGATTTCACCACCGCGCAACGAGAATTCGACCGCATGCGGGCGCTGTACCAAGCGCACGTCGCCTCACAGTCGGAATTCGATCGCACCAAAGCGGTATTCGCCGGGGCGCAGGCCACCCGCGATCGGGCTCACGCCCAGCTTGCCATGCTGAAAGAGGGATCTCGCACCGAGGAAGTCGAAGAAGGACGGGCGCGGCTGCGGGAAGGGGAGAAGGCGCTGGAGCTCGCCGAGCTGAACCTCTCGCGCTGCCAGCTGTTTGCGCCGATTGCCGGCCGCGTGCTCTCCAAGAACCGCGAGGTGGGAGAGATGGCGCCTGCCGGCGCTTCGGTCATCACCCTCGGCGACCTGACGCGCCCGTGGCTGAACCTGTACGTAGGCGAGCGTGATCTGGGCAAAGTGGCCCTGGGCATGAAGGCCTACGTCACCGTGGACTCGTTTCCATCACAGCCGTTTTCCGGCAAGGTGACCTTCGTTTCGGAAAAGGCCGAGTTCACTCCGAAGAACATCCAGACGCAAGACGAGCGTGTCAAACTGGTCTACCGTATCAAGATCGAGTTGGAGAACCGCAACCAGGCGCTCAAGGCCGGCATGCCGGCCGATGCGCTGCTCCCACTCAACCACGGACCCGAGAGCATTGATCCGCCGGCTCATTGA